The Spinacia oleracea cultivar Varoflay chromosome 2, BTI_SOV_V1, whole genome shotgun sequence DNA segment ttatatgtacgcagtttttcggcagtttcttcgttactcaacccaatccagtgatttttgtgtcaattccggtaatatcatcgtttccggagtattcatttacttgcctttgacgatcttagctcccactgaaaccaagacccGTCGactccgaatatccatagatggagtatttaatgccattaaatacttgatccgtttacgtactatttgtgtgaccctacgggttcagtcaagagtaagcagtggattaatatcattagttccacttgaactgaagcggcctttagctaggcattcaccttacttgatctcactgaattattaacttgttaattaaaaataaactgcatttattagacttaacattaaatgcatacttggaccaagggaattatttccttcagtctcccacttgtccttagggacaagtgtgcatttattagacttagcattaaatgcatacttggaccaagggaattatttccttcagtctcccacttgtccttagggacaagtgtgcatttcctaatccactaccaatcgaggaaatttaccgttacctttctaaaagggtttattgcagtacaagatatttaattataaccaataattaaaacatacattggaGCATGCAAAgtataaacatttatcatgagtaataacatgaaaattaaagcaatcatgcaattcaaacaagttattagcattttattcgattttattgttccggcaggtgtgaagaaaatgattccaagaccctaaaatcattgaagaattaagcacattatgtattttgactcaattctaaaatcttttaggtaagcaaaatccttttgctaatagtctaaaaaatactcttggttaataggtacgtctaagaacttattaggtaaacctatcgattttgccacgacataaaaggactccttacttatatcgttgagtttcaccaaaactaacatgtactcacaattatttgtgtaccttacccctttaggatcaataagtaacacctcgctgagcgtaaaactattactagattggtgtaaaggttatccaagtaagtgttattttggcacggcaccttttaactcaatttttatgtttggaacttaaggctcttactatgttggttagattttaagtgaactaaaatccttaatcatgcaacataatcaagccataatctcatgcataattaagacatatttaaatcaataaataacttaaagcatgcataagataagtgtgatctagtatggcccgactttatcttaaagcttcaacttcaaagtccgtcttgaaaatggttggaaacttcgtcttgaatttctccgtgggaggcgccattttctccaaataggatcagctataattaaactaattacaactatttgatggtacgtagaccatatttgaattgaaaaacaaatttggtgcattagaccaattacatttaaattaatggtacgcataccatattttctatcctatttgggccataatagtcacttcataacctgcaaaacagtacatatacattatataccattcacccattcattatcatgaatggcccacatagctggttagtaaaacatgttatgcatcacataaatatttgcagcaattaatcaagggcaccaataatctaccaattattcagtccttattaattctaatcaagttgtttaaccttaaacgatttgtagacctaatcaagagtttacgactaaaattgctcccacttaaaccaataactttatatgctttactaattttaaacatactccctccgtcccggaatactcgacccggtttgaccgacacagagtttatgggacttgaattgacttatttaatttaataggtagtagttgatagtggggtattattttaatgtagttagtgggaggtgggttaagaggtggggttgggggagagtacgggttgaatttttaattattttttgtatggagtagggggtaggtgggttaataggggtggagtgagaaataatttaatattgttagaatatttccatttttagaaacaggtcaagtattaagggacggcccgataaggaaaacaggtcaagtattccgggacggagggagaaaaaatgtatttctagtataaccggaaacatacaagtttaattaaaatttaaagctcatataaaattataaccgaatccatttatttaatttatttttcagtttaattaaatgaatttaaattaattcaaggtttaattttagtaaaataattagtataaattaaaatttataataattatgatattcaaaattaaaatccgagaaaacagtttaaattattaattttaaaattaattaaaattatttccgaactgataatttcaaattaaaattcaaaacgactcaatcgtaacacgacgagcacttgggcttgcgcccaagccccatcgtgtgcacgaccGATCGCACGCCCATGACACAtcacagcagcagccacgcgcaaacgcagcaagccaagccacgcttgcgcgcagcctgctcgcccgcatgcatcgcagcagctaccgaAGGAGTGCTTGCTCGCTAggcgcaagcaagccctcgtggcgaggcagcgctcgttggtgcgcagagcagcgaccgttgggcgacccagctctcgccctcgcgcgcgcgcctcgtcaTGTACCACGcccatcgcccttcgcccatagcacacagcacacagcacacagcacacacgcccaagctcccttgcctcgtgcgcgcgccatgccttagTTGCTctctgcattcgtaccgcacaggcgacgagctcccttgctcgttgtcgcgtgcccgcactatacaacaccccttaagggtaacacgtagcatcctttgctttgtgcgtgcaacgtttattagcgttttcataaaaaacttaaaatttttaatttaaaatctatgacaaattaataaaacatattaatttcataattttagggcgaaaaatcgaaaatttattaatcaattaatttccgattaatagGGCTGGTGATTGGTGTCAGTCTCTGTGCTGGCCGTCGAATTAGATGAGCAAATCGTTGACATTTATCACACCGCTTAACCAAGTCAAGAGCGTCTTTattgagagtgggccaatagtatccagttCTTAGGCTTTTTCTACCAGAGCCCTCCCTCTTATGTGAGCGCTGCATAATCCTtgatgaagatcttccagtacttcatgccccttctcgggggttacgcagcgAAGAAGAGGCCGCGAGAAAGCTTTTTTGTATAGAGTCCCATTGCATATCTCGAACCAGGTACTTTTCCtttgtaatctttctgcctgcttgggATCATCAGGGGGTagtccattcattttgaaattaacaatatcatccatccagttggttgttcgGTCTAGGATGTCTGTCCTCGAGGCGTCAATGCTTTTGAGctgttttacctcccaaaacacaTGACGTGGCGTACCGCAAAACGCTGAGCTTGCTAGTTTGGATAGAGCGTCTGCTTTGTTGTTTTCAGACCGGGGTATATGTTGTATCTCAAAGTTAGATAGCTGCTGAACTTCCTGGCGGACCTTTTCCAGATATTTTATCATGGCGTCATCCTTGGCCTCATATTCTCCTTTTACTTGACTGACGATTAACTGTGAGTCAGATAAAACCAGGACGTCTGTCGCCCCTGCTGCTTTTCTCATCTGGATTCCGCATATCAAGGCTTCGTATTCAGCTtcgttgtttgacgcctgaaagttaaaacgcattgcatattcataaACATCCCCTTCTGGTGATTCGCAGATAATGCCGGCTCCCGACCCATTTTGGGTGGCAGAGCCGTCCACGTGGACTACCCACTGGGTTTTTtcattcttcaaatagggtggcttggtcagttctgcaatgaagtcagcaaattcctgtccctttattgccttcAGCGGCTCATACGAAATATCAAATGCATTAAGCTCAATTTCCCAGTTGAGCATTCTTCTGGACGCTTCTAGATTGGTAATGGCCGCTTTAGAGGTTGATCTGTGTAGACTATCAGCCGATGAGCCAGGAAGtatggacgaagcttcttactagccaagaacagagTGAAACCGAATTTTTCAACagttggatatttgagttcgGCATTCTACAAcatgtggctgacaaagtagaCAGGTAGTTGTGTCCCATCCCTTTCTGTAAGCAAGACGGCACTTAGAGCGTACtctgagatggcaaggtacaGATACAGAACTTCTCCTGAGAGTGTGCAGGTGTTCTTTTAAACGAAGGAAGGCGGCCTCTTCCCTCGGCATCCATTCAAATTGGGTGCCCTTTTTTATGGTACCGAAAAAGTAATGACACTTATCTTCAGCTCTAGATAAAAATCGTCCCAAGGCGGCAAGACATCCAGTTAGGCGTTGCACATCTTTGACCGTCCTTGGGGACGTCATATTAATGACGGCGTGTATCTTGTCCGGATTTGCTTCAATGCCcttttcatcaatcaagaagccaaggaacttgccagagGATACCCCGAATATGCACTTCTTTGGATTGAGTCTCATTTGGTATGTCCTGAGGGTCTCAAAGGTTTCCCGCAAATCGTCGAGGTGATCCATTttttgcttgctttttacaatcatatcatcgatataggcttctatattcctccccaATTGCTTGGCAAAAACCGTGTTCACCAACCGTTGGAAGGTGGCTGGGgcattttttaaaccgaacggcattactttgtagcagtacaatccttgttTGTGACAAATGACGTCTTCTCTTGATCTTCGGGCCACAAAGGGATCTGGTGaaatccggagtaggcgtccatgaagctcatcatggcatgccccgTTGTTGAGTCGACGAGTCGATCTATCTTCGGcagtgggaaactgtccttggggAAGGCTCTGTTGAGATCGGTTTAATCGACACACATCCTCCATGTCCCATTGGGCTTGCGTACCAGTACTACATTGGCCACCAAGTCTGGGTATTGACATGGACGTATGAAGCCTGCTTCTATTAGCTTTTTAACCTCAGCAGCCGcggccaaatttcttgcttctccatgattccttTTCTTCTGCCGTACTGGCTTTATAGCGCTATCCACATTTAGCTTGTGCACGGCTACCGCCGGATCAATGCCTAGCATCTCCTCTACCGTGAAGGCAAATATTTCTTTGTATTCTCGGAGCAGCTGCACTAATGCTGTCGACATGGGGTCGTCAGGGGGAATCCCAATGGGAACTGTTCGAGACGGATCCGCTAAGTCCAGAATTATAGCATAAtgtgctcccactggctcaggtcgtctttctgcattgtGCTCTGTTAGTGTCTCTCGGGTTTTACGACGGTTTTCCAGAGGTTTAGCTTGCTCATTCCCCTTCGGAGAGGCTCCCCAGGCCGGTGGCTTTaatatcgataagtaacaatccCTGGCCAGCTGTTGGTTTCCATAGAGGGACCCAACGCGTCCGTTACTTCCTACGAACTTGACCAGTAGTAAATGAGGT contains these protein-coding regions:
- the LOC130467348 gene encoding uncharacterized protein encodes the protein MDHLDDLRETFETLRTYQMRLNPKKCIFGVSSGKFLGFLIDEKGIEANPDKIHAVINMTSPRTVKDVQRLTGCLAALGRFLSRAEDKCHYFFGTIKKGTQFEWMPREEAAFLRLKEHLHTLRRSSVSVPCHLRVRSKCRLAYRKGWDTTTSSSILPGSSADSLHRSTSKAAITNLEASRRMLNWEIELNAFDISYEPLKNEKTQWVVHVDGSATQNGSGAGIICESPEGDVYEYAMRFNFQASNNEAEYEALICGIQMRKAAGATDVLVLSDSQLIVSQVKGEYEAKDDAMIKYLEKVRQEVQQLSNFEIQHIPRSENNKADALSKLASSAFCGTPRHVFWEVKQLKSIDASRTDILDRTTNWMDDIVNFKMNGLPPDDPKQAERLQRKSTWFEICNGTLYKKAFSRPLLRCVTPEKGHEVLEDLHQGLCSAHIRGRALVEKA